GATACTGGATGTCTAATTCAAAAGCTTTTTCAGAAGCTGTAATAGAAAACGGACAGCCTGCAGTCGTGGAGAAATCGATGATGAAAGATTTTCTTGCATTAATTAAAGTGGGAATTGTAAATTCAAATGCGATGACGACTTTTACTGGGTTATGGCTTGCGCTTCATTTTAGCGGTGCGCGATTCCTGGACAGTATTGATTTGATTCTTGCTACATTGATTGGTTCATCCTTGATTGTGGCAGGTTCCTGCAGCCTGAATAACTATATCGACCGGGATATCGACCATTTAATGGAGAGGACAAAAGACAGGCCGACTGTAACCGGGAAAGTCCAGCCGGGTAAAGTAGCTTTGATGAGCTTCCTGTTGATTGGGATTGGCACGGGATTTTTGCTTACAACTACCATTACAGCTGCTGTAATTGGACTGTTTGGAGTTTTTAGTTATGTAGTTCTGTATACTTTATGGTCAAAGAGACAATATGTATCCAACACAATTGTTGGAAGTATCTCGGGAGCAGTACCGCCATTAATTGGCTGGGCAGCTGTTGACGCAAATCTCGATATAATGGCTTGGATGCTTTTTGCCATCGTTTTTGCATGGCAGCCTCCCCATTTCTATGCATTGGCCATGAGGAGAGCAGAAGAATACAGGGCAGCCGGAATTCCAATGCTTCCAGTTGTCAAAGGATTTAAAGCGACAAAAAGATCTATTTACCTTTGGATCACCGCTTTGCTTCCATTACCATTCTTCCTTCCTGAACTGGGAATGCCGTTTATGATCCTGGCAACCATCCTGAATATTGGCTGGATCGTATTGGGAATCTATCTTGAAAAGCTTAAAGATGATATAAAATGGGCAAAACTGATGTTTGTATACTCATTACAATACTTAACAGTCATGTTTGTCGCTATGGTAATTGTCACACTCATCTAACCTTTGTTAGGAGATTCACTCTTTGTTGAGAGAGGATTTTTCCATATATTTAAAAACCAAATTAATAAGATTTTTTACGAAAGAGGGGTTTAATTAAGCTATGAAGATGCTTGCTAAATGGCGTCTGCTGTCATTGTTCACTTTGATGGCATTAGTCTTGTCCGGCTGTGGTGAGCCATACCTGTCTACATTAAGACCTGCAGGTGAAGTTGCTCAATCCCAGTATGAACTCATGTTATTGAGCACGGCGATTATGGTGGGAGTAATTGCTGTCGTCACGATCATTTTTATTTATGTTGTTATGAAATTCCGCAGGAAGAATGACAACGAAGTTCCAAAGCAGGTTGAAGGAAGCCACAAGCTTGAGATCCTTTGGACTGTTATCCCGATCTTATTGCTACTCATTCTTGCAGTTCCTACAGTTGCTGCGACATTCAAACTTGCGGATGTTTCTCCTATGGAAAAGAAAAATGCCGAAGGAAAGACGGATGCCCTAGTGGTTAATGTCCGAGCTAACCTTTATTGGTGGGAATTCGAATATCCAAATGAAGAAGTCATCACTAGCCAGGAGTTGGTAGTGCCAACAGATGAAAAGGTTTACTTTAACCTTAAGGCATCTGATGTTAAGCACTCTTTCTGGATTCCTTCCGTTGGAGGAAAGATGGATACCAATACGGATAACGTCAATAAATTCTGGCTTGAGTTTGATAGCAAAGGTGCAGACGAAGCTGGCGGCCTTTTCTATGGAAAATGTGCTGAGCTATGCGGACCTTCACACGCATTGATGGACTTCAAAGTAAAGGCAATGCCTCGCGCTGAATTCGATCAATGGGTAGCAGGCATGCAAGCAGTAAAAGAACCTGCAAAGGCTGAAAGTGCAGCTGCACAGCAAGGACAGGAAATCTTCAATAACAGCTGTATCGGGTGCCATGCCGTTACTCCGGCAAACACTGCGCCTGAAGCTGCACGTGTAGGTCCAAACCTGACTAACTTCGGTGAACGTTCACGTGTTGCTGGTGTTCTTGACCATTCTCCAGAGAACCTGAAGAAATGGCTTGAAGACCCAGAAGCTTATAAGCCAGGCAACAAGATGACTGGCAAGTATCCTGAGCTTTCAACTGAAGAACTGGATGCGTTAACTGAATATCTAATGGGCTTGAAAGTCCAGAAATAATAAGGGGATTTGTTTGAAAGGGAGGTAAAACTGTGAGTACCTATGCTCAGAAAAAGGGATTTGGCGCTACATTATGGGACTACCTGACAACGGTTGACCATAAGAAAATCGCAATCCTTTATCTTATCGCTGGCGGATTCTTCTTTGTCCTTGGCGGACTTGAAGCTTTGTTCATCCGTATTCAGCTGGCTGTACCAAACAATGATTTTGTAAGCGCAGGATTCTACAATGAAATCCTGACGATGCATGGAACAACAATGATATTCCTTGCAGCGATGCCACTTGTATTTGCATTTATGAATGCTGTTATGCCACTTCAAATTGGTGCGCGTGACGTTGCGTTCCCGTTCATGAACTCTTTAAGTTTTTGGCTTTTCTTCTTTGGTGGTGTTTTCCTGAACCTTTCATGGTTCCTAGGGGGAGCTCCTGATGCAGGATGGACTTCATATGCATCATTATCTATTGCGTCAGAGACCCATGGTATCGATTTTTATGCACTTGGATTGCAAATTTCCGGTGCTGGTACTTTAATGGGGGGTATTAACTTCCTGGTTACAATCATTAACATGCGTGCTCCGGGAATGACTTACATGCGTATGCCGATGTTTACTTGGGCAACTTTTGTAACATCAGCTCTTATCCTTTTCGCATTCCCTCCATTGACTGTTGGATTGTTCTTACTGATTTTTGACCGTATGTTCGGATCTAATTTCTTTATTACTGCAAATGGCGGTAACACGATTATCTGGGAACACCTTTTCTGGATTTTTGGACACCCAGAAGTTTATATCCTGATTTTGCCGGCTTTCGGTATATTCTCTGAGATTTTTGCCATCTTCTCAAGAAAGCGTCTTTTCGGATATTCATCCATGGTATTCGCAACTGTCCTGATCGGTTTCCTAGGATTCATGGTTTGGGCTCACCATATGTTCACAACAGGTCTTGGACCAATCGCGAATGCAATCTTTGCTGTTGCAACAATGGCGATTGCCGTTCCGACAGGTATCAAAATCTTCAACTGGATGTTTACGATGTGGGGAGGAAGCATCAAGTTCACAACTCCGATGCTTTGGGCGGTAGCCTTCATTCCTTCATTCGTTGCAGGTGGTGTAACTGGTGTCATGCTAGCATCTGCTGCGGCTGACTATCAGTACCACGACAGCTATTTCGTTGTCGCTCACTTCCACTACGTTATTGTTGGCGGGGTAGTTTTCGCTCTATTTGCAGGTGCACACCTGTACTGGCCAAAAATGTTTGGCACAATGTTAAATGAAACTCTTGGTAAAATCACTTTCTGGTTATTCCTGATTGGTTTCCACCTTACATTCTTCATCCAGCATTTCTTGGGATTGATGGGTATGCCACGTCGTATCTTCACATTCCTTCCTGGACAGGGACTTGAAACTGGAAACTTGATCAGTTCTATAGGTGCCATCTTCATGGCAGTAGCAGTAGTAGTTCTTTTAATTAACGTCATCATGACACAAGTTAAAAATGAAAAAGTTGGAAATGATCCATGGGGTGATGGCCGAACACTTGAGTGGGCTATTGCATCTCCGCCGCCATTCTACAACTTCAAACAGCTTCCGCTTGTTCGCGGACTGGATGCTTACTGGCTGGAGAAAATGGAAGGCAAGACGGAGATGACGCCTGCAGAGCCGCTTGGCGATATCCATATGCCGAATAACTCTTTCATTCCTTTTGTTATCTCACTTGGTCTTTTCATTGCAGCATTCGGTGCAATGTACCGTGCAGAAACAAGCTGGGGACTGCTAGTATTGATCCTCGGTATGGCAGTAACTTTAGGAGCAATGTTCGTTCGTTCTATTAAAGATGATCATGGATTCCATATTCATAAAGAAGATTTAATGGATGATAATAACGATAAGGGGGTAAAGGCATAATGCAAGCTGAAGAAAAATTCACATATGAAACATGGCCTGCGGAGCCTGAAAAAGCCACCCTTGAAGCAAAGAACAAATTTTTGGGCTTCTGGTTCTTCCTTGGCGGAGAGACAGTTTTGTTTGCAACTTTGTTTGCAACATACCTGGCATTAAAAGATAAGGTGCCTAATGCAGATCATGCACTGGCCAAGGATATTTTTGAAATTCCGCTTGCTTTTGCAGCGACAATGCTTCTATTAACGAGTTCTTTGACAAGTGTATATGCGATGTATCACATGAAGAACTTTAATTTCAAGAAGATGCAGCTATGGCTCGGGTTGACAGTAGCTTTAGGTGCAGCCTTCCTTGCGCTTGAAATTTATGAATTCAATCACTATGTACATCAGTTCCACCATACCTTCACAAGCAGTGCGTTCGGCTCAGCCTTCTACACGCTTGTTGGTTTCCATGGTGGACACGTGGCATTCGGTTTGCTTTGGATCACCACATTGATGGTCCGTAATTCAAAACGTGGTTTGAATCTGTACAACGCTCCTAAGTTCTACGTAGCCAGCCTATACTGGCACTTCATCGACGTTGTGTGGGTATTCATCTTCACGGTAGTATATCTAATGGGAATGGTGGGATAAACTGATGGCTAATCAACAACCAAGTTCAGGGAACCCAAGAGTAGACGTCGCGTATCGCCGCAAAAAAAGCGCCGAAGAGATGAGATACCAAATCGTTTCCTTCGCATTAATGATTTTCTTGACAATCGTTGCCTTTGTTGCAGTTGGATATGAAGGATTTTCAGGCTGGTTTACAGTTCCGTTTATCCTTCTGCTTGCCGTAGTTCAGGTAATCTTCCAGCTATACTATTTCATGCATATGAGCCATAAAGGGCATGAAGCACCATCATTATTCCTGTATTCAGGAGTACTTGTAGGAGCCATAACAATCCTGGCTTTCACTACAATTATCTGGTGGTAAACCTTATACTTTGATGAAAAAATCGGCTGTAAAAAGCCGATTTTTTCTATGATGCATGGGAAGTTAGTATTTAATGGAAGTTCCGTTTCGTTGATGTTGCATACCAATAAAAGTATAATGAGAGTAAAGTTCTAAAACTGGACGGGGTGAAAAACGATGCTTACTCTAGATATATTCGGGTTCAGAGCCCTTTGGAGCCCAGTATTTTTTCTGGTGATGGCAGCTCTATTAGTCGCTTATTATCTAATTGTCTTCAAATACTTTGATCGTTTCAAAAATGGTGTACCTGCATCACGCAAACAGGCTGTTTACTTTACATCTGCAATAATTGTGATGTATATCATTAAGGGGTCTCCTGTCGATTTAATGGCCCATATTACGTTTTATATGCATATGATTCAAATGGCTGTCCTTTACCTTGTGGTTCCTCCACTATTGATTTTTGGTCTGCCAGACTGGCTATGGCGGTCATTCCTGTCTCTTCCTGTAGTGGACTCGTTATTTCGTTTCTTTACGAAGCCGCTAATTGCCTTGATCATGTTCAATGGGATATTTTCAATTTACCATATTCCGCTGATTTTTGACTTCGTTAAAACCGATATGTGGCTGCATGCAGGCTATACTTCGATGCTTTTTGTCCTTGCGATGTTCATGTGGTGGCCGCTTGTTAATAAATTGGAAGAATATCAAACATTATCAGGTGTAAAAAAGATGGGATATATCTTTGCAGATGGTGTCTTAATTACTCCAGCCTGTGCATTGATCATCTTTGCAGACACGCCTATGTATGCTACTTTTTCAGACCCAAATGCGTGGGGAGAAGCTTTGAAATTATGTGTCCCGCCAACGATGCTTTCATCCTTGAATCTTAGCGGTCCAGAAACATTCAGTTCAATTTCCCTGCTGCATGACCAGCAGCTCGGTGGGGTTATCATGAAGGTAATCCAGGAAATTGTCTATGGAATCTTCCTTGGATATGCATTCTTCCAATGGTTCCGGAACGAAGAAGACCGACAGGCAGAACAGGATGCAATTAACCTTGCGAGCGCACCACAGCCGCTAAAATAAACGTCCCCTAAAAGCTTCCTTTAAAAGGGAGCTTTTATTTATTGGCTGTTTTCGTAAAGATTGTTGTTTAACGTGATAAAATCCATTTTCAGGTCAGTACTGAGTTGGCGGGCTCTTTCTCTTAATAACTTAGGTAATTCCATCCTATTGTGTAGTCAATAGCAGCAAAGTTTCCAGAAAAGAGCCTATTTATTTAACATAAGCCAGTATTATTATTGTCAATTAGGCAATCAAAGATTGAAAAATAGGGACAGGTCACCTACAATTAATCTTATGGAGAAATAATGAATGAGAGGGAAAAGAAATGTCGAATTTACCGATTCTGCCTACGATCAGCACGACCTTTATTGTCCTGAGTGCCATTACTGTGGCAATTGGCTGGGCCCAGATAAAAAAACGGAAGATTGATCAGCATCGAAAGACAATGACACTTGCGGGTGTTTTTGCCATCATTTTCTTTGTAATTTACGCTTCAAGGACCATCTTCATCGGAAACACCTCCTTTGGTGGTC
The nucleotide sequence above comes from Mesobacillus jeotgali. Encoded proteins:
- the cyoE gene encoding heme o synthase; translation: MSNSKAFSEAVIENGQPAVVEKSMMKDFLALIKVGIVNSNAMTTFTGLWLALHFSGARFLDSIDLILATLIGSSLIVAGSCSLNNYIDRDIDHLMERTKDRPTVTGKVQPGKVALMSFLLIGIGTGFLLTTTITAAVIGLFGVFSYVVLYTLWSKRQYVSNTIVGSISGAVPPLIGWAAVDANLDIMAWMLFAIVFAWQPPHFYALAMRRAEEYRAAGIPMLPVVKGFKATKRSIYLWITALLPLPFFLPELGMPFMILATILNIGWIVLGIYLEKLKDDIKWAKLMFVYSLQYLTVMFVAMVIVTLI
- the coxB gene encoding cytochrome c oxidase subunit II; protein product: MKMLAKWRLLSLFTLMALVLSGCGEPYLSTLRPAGEVAQSQYELMLLSTAIMVGVIAVVTIIFIYVVMKFRRKNDNEVPKQVEGSHKLEILWTVIPILLLLILAVPTVAATFKLADVSPMEKKNAEGKTDALVVNVRANLYWWEFEYPNEEVITSQELVVPTDEKVYFNLKASDVKHSFWIPSVGGKMDTNTDNVNKFWLEFDSKGADEAGGLFYGKCAELCGPSHALMDFKVKAMPRAEFDQWVAGMQAVKEPAKAESAAAQQGQEIFNNSCIGCHAVTPANTAPEAARVGPNLTNFGERSRVAGVLDHSPENLKKWLEDPEAYKPGNKMTGKYPELSTEELDALTEYLMGLKVQK
- the ctaD gene encoding cytochrome c oxidase subunit I, with amino-acid sequence MSTYAQKKGFGATLWDYLTTVDHKKIAILYLIAGGFFFVLGGLEALFIRIQLAVPNNDFVSAGFYNEILTMHGTTMIFLAAMPLVFAFMNAVMPLQIGARDVAFPFMNSLSFWLFFFGGVFLNLSWFLGGAPDAGWTSYASLSIASETHGIDFYALGLQISGAGTLMGGINFLVTIINMRAPGMTYMRMPMFTWATFVTSALILFAFPPLTVGLFLLIFDRMFGSNFFITANGGNTIIWEHLFWIFGHPEVYILILPAFGIFSEIFAIFSRKRLFGYSSMVFATVLIGFLGFMVWAHHMFTTGLGPIANAIFAVATMAIAVPTGIKIFNWMFTMWGGSIKFTTPMLWAVAFIPSFVAGGVTGVMLASAAADYQYHDSYFVVAHFHYVIVGGVVFALFAGAHLYWPKMFGTMLNETLGKITFWLFLIGFHLTFFIQHFLGLMGMPRRIFTFLPGQGLETGNLISSIGAIFMAVAVVVLLINVIMTQVKNEKVGNDPWGDGRTLEWAIASPPPFYNFKQLPLVRGLDAYWLEKMEGKTEMTPAEPLGDIHMPNNSFIPFVISLGLFIAAFGAMYRAETSWGLLVLILGMAVTLGAMFVRSIKDDHGFHIHKEDLMDDNNDKGVKA
- a CDS encoding cytochrome (ubi)quinol oxidase subunit III → MQAEEKFTYETWPAEPEKATLEAKNKFLGFWFFLGGETVLFATLFATYLALKDKVPNADHALAKDIFEIPLAFAATMLLLTSSLTSVYAMYHMKNFNFKKMQLWLGLTVALGAAFLALEIYEFNHYVHQFHHTFTSSAFGSAFYTLVGFHGGHVAFGLLWITTLMVRNSKRGLNLYNAPKFYVASLYWHFIDVVWVFIFTVVYLMGMVG
- the ctaF gene encoding cytochrome c oxidase subunit IVB; this encodes MANQQPSSGNPRVDVAYRRKKSAEEMRYQIVSFALMIFLTIVAFVAVGYEGFSGWFTVPFILLLAVVQVIFQLYYFMHMSHKGHEAPSLFLYSGVLVGAITILAFTTIIWW
- the ctaG gene encoding cytochrome c oxidase assembly factor CtaG, with translation MLTLDIFGFRALWSPVFFLVMAALLVAYYLIVFKYFDRFKNGVPASRKQAVYFTSAIIVMYIIKGSPVDLMAHITFYMHMIQMAVLYLVVPPLLIFGLPDWLWRSFLSLPVVDSLFRFFTKPLIALIMFNGIFSIYHIPLIFDFVKTDMWLHAGYTSMLFVLAMFMWWPLVNKLEEYQTLSGVKKMGYIFADGVLITPACALIIFADTPMYATFSDPNAWGEALKLCVPPTMLSSLNLSGPETFSSISLLHDQQLGGVIMKVIQEIVYGIFLGYAFFQWFRNEEDRQAEQDAINLASAPQPLK